One window of the Trifolium pratense cultivar HEN17-A07 linkage group LG2, ARS_RC_1.1, whole genome shotgun sequence genome contains the following:
- the LOC123904876 gene encoding uncharacterized protein LOC123904876 encodes MRKTIHMIVKDRQNLGYDKGETLSQATIVEKITRSMTQRFEYVICSIEESRNITAMSIDELQSSLLVHEGRMKRHIAKDEEQALKASNLGRGNKEWLFDFDSSFRETMKLGDNSIMSVMRKGNLKLHLEGKISVISDVYYLPNLKNNLLSIGQLQQKNLTIVFSKNTCKIFHEEKGLIISTPMTANRMYVLLAPVMMPRCLVAKHEDIEHIWPS; translated from the exons atgcGAAAAACAATCCATATGATAGTAAAAGACAGGCAAAATTTGGGGTATGACAAAGGTGAAACATTGTCTCAGGCCACTATTGTTGAAAAGATCACAAGATCCATGACTCAGAGGTTTGAATATGTTATCTGCTCAATTGAAGAATCAAGAAACATTACTGCAATGTCTATTGATGAGTTGCAGAGCAGCCTTCTTGTACATGAAGGAAGAATGAAGAGGCACATAGCTAAAGATGAAGAGCAAGCTCTGAAGGCTTCCAATCTTGGCAGGG GCAACAAAGAATggttatttgattttgattccaGTTTTAGAGAAACAATGAAACTTGGTGATAACTCCATTATGTCTGTCATGAGAAAGGGAAATCTTAAGCTGCATTTAGAGGGGAAGATAAGTGTGATTAGTGATGTGTATTATCTTCCAAATCTTAAGAACAATCTGCTTAGTATTGGCCAATTACAACAGAAGAATCTTACTATAGTGTTTAGCAAGAACACCTGCAAGATATTTCATGAAGAAAAAGGGTTGATCATTTCAACTCCTATGACAGCCAATAGAATGTATGTTTTGCTTGCACCAGTTATGATGCCTCGGTGTCTTGTAGCAAAACATGAGGATATAGAACATATATGGCCATCTTAA